AGtccgtggctgtgcctgtgttgtttgaacaggagtccgtggctgtgcctgtgttgtttgaacaggaatccgtggctgtgcctgtgttgtttgagcAGGAGtccgtggctgtgcctgtgttgtttgagcAGGAGtccgtggctgtgcctgtgttgtttgaacaggagtccgtggctgtgcctgtgttgtttgaacaggagtccgtggctgtgcctgtgttgtttgaacaggagtccgtggctgtgcctgtgttgtttgaacaGGAGTCCGTGgttgtgcctgtgttgtttgaacaggagtccgtggctgtgcctgtgttgtttgagcAGGAGCCCGTGGCTGTGCCTGGGAGTCTAGTGGGGGAGTGGATGATTGACAACTTCCTGTTGAGCAGTGAAGCCAGGCAGGCAGGGGAAGGGCCTGGCTGTAGACAGAGCACACAGCCAGGGCTCTGGAGGATGCTGGGAGGAAGTGGGGTGTGAAGGGCTAACAGttctgaaaagagagggaggaagaggaaaaaaaggtaGAAGGAATCAGTACTTCTTtatgctggagagagagagatccctcAGCTCTCCtgtcccctccctccctctgaaaCACTTCCTTCTCCTCTACCTAAATAGCTGATCCCTGGTCTCCTAATTGATCTCTCTAAGGCCCAATTGTATCTGAGGAACATGACATCTGTTCACgcctctctgtttcctgtcttGGAAGCATGATTAATAACCCACAGGACTATATTATAAACTCAAATGCTCAACTAATGCAGTATTTCTCTTATTCTTTTATATTTCAACCACAGAAACAATATGAGGCAGTTTGTACAGTGGAGATTcagacgggaaaaaaaagactaataagttttggcttttgtttttgctctgatGTAGTGATATGGTTTAAGTGGGGAAAATATAATCTTGTTTTGCCACGCTTGTATAGATGGTCTTTAATAGCCAAATGATTTGGTCTGCTGCCTTGTTTTAAACATGACTGACTTTACTAACATGAGTGACCCGGTGTTTTTCAAGCTCTTTCCAAATTGTGAGTGCTTTTGAGAGCGATCCTTGTGATCTCAGAGAGCAGGAGTATGAAACAGagctgtggctgtgtttttggGCAGCGCTGGACTGGCTCTCTCAGACCCACTGTCTCCTTTATGGTCCCGTTTTGGCTGTCCCCTGCTGTCCCGTTTTAGTCTGTCTGTATAGTCCAATTTTAGTCCTCTTTggcctgtcctctctctctctctcgctctctctctctctctctctctctctcgctctcgctctcgctctcgctctctctcactctctctctttagctctctATCAGTCCTGTGCAGTTGTGTTGTGCAGAGTTGAGTTTGGGCCAGTCACATGTGGTCGTTCATGGGCTGGTCCAGTTTGGACCAGTCTCGTGCGGTCTGGTGCCGCAGGGTGGCCATACTAGGCTCTGGAGCTTAATGATTTGGGGCCCATTTGTGAAATTACCCAAAAGACTTCATtcccccccatccccctttAAAACCTTCTGCCCCCCAGCTCCCTCCATCCTCATTATCCCGCACCCCCTGCCCCAAAACCAGACTGGCCGACTGATTGCTGGCCATTAAAGGGTCTGTCCGTGTGGTGAGTGTGGAGTGGAGCTATGTGTTTGACTGCAAGCTGCTCCACATGTTCCTTTGaactttttctttatctctgaaACACCACAAACTTTACCGTCTCCTGATAAGAGAAAgcctgatttctttcttttttcttttccttcctcttttaTGGGGGGTGGTATTTTTGGTGAAGTTTGCTgcatgtgattttgtttttcctctctctccatctctctctctctctctctctctctctctctctctctctctctctctctctctcggtccgTGGtctgtgtggcagtgtgttgtGGTCTGGGTGTTTTTGGGCAGGCAGAGTAAACATTTGACAGggtctgtgtttttaattatcTTCTGCAGGCTGGGCCCCGGCTATCCTcctaaacatatttttaaatcatgttGGCTTAGCCTTTTGGCAGCGCTTTGACAGACGCCTGTATTATTTTTGGCTGGAGGTTCTGAGGTCTTTGTACGAGCGCAGAGCGGAGAGGCAGTTCCTGCGTGGATGGCCGGGGCTGCTGGGACGGGGCCCGTGCTCGACCAGACTCGGCAGAGGGAGAGCCGCGTAGTGGACAGAGGAGAGTTTGGCTTTGAGTGTGACTGGTTTGAGAAGGCTGGCCATCGTGAGGCCCTCTGCTGCTTTAgatctcacagaaaaaaagaaaagactttagTTTGTGTCTGTAAAGATGGGCTTTGACACACTGTAGCTTTAAGTGTACTTTCGAAAATGAGCCTTGTCATGTTCCCCAGAACCCCTATGAGAGCCCATAGTTCTGACATGGTCATATCTTATGACTGTGTGTTCCTCTGGGCATGCACAGCATCTTTGGCAGTATGACAAAATCTACAGGGGGCTTCCCACAGGTGTCAGGACCTACCCACAGGTGTCATCTGTGGTCTGAATCTTTAGATTTTCTATGCCGCAGTTcatcctttgtgtgtgtgtgtgtgtgtgtgtgcttgcagtgatgatgatggtgatgggtaggggtgtgtgtatgtgtgtgtgtgtgtgtgtgtgtgtgtgtttgcagtgatgatgatggtgatgggtAAAATCCAGACTGGGATCACTGATGGCAGAGGGtccgttgtgtgtgtttgtctgtgtctgtcgaGTGGATCTGTCagtctcctgtttgtttgtgtgtgtgtgtgtgtgtgtgtgtgtgtgtgtgtgcgtctgcttTCTCAGGCTGTCTGTGCAGGCGGCCAGTCGTCTGGGCTGctcctgtgttttgtgtcttaAGGAGCATGCCAGAGTTTTGACTGGAGCGCAGCTTGAGAGAAGAGTGCTGTGTCTCTGCACACATGCTGACAGTGGACCTGTGACCAGGCTagggaaagcgagagagagggagaggaagggggaggaaggtagagaaaaggaggaagagacagaggaagacagagagaataaaggagCAAACACAGCCTGTCTCCAATCATTCTCAGAGGGGCTGAACTTTGTCTGCATCATAAAACTCTGTCACAGTGTCTCCGGTACCTTCCAGTCAAAAAGACTGTGGAAAGGTGTCTTCTTATCCCCCGCCTCCCCACCACCTCCCCATACAGCTCAAGGGGCTCCCAGGAGCAgtcaaaaaccaaacacagggaTTGTGCAAAAGATTTCAGTCATCCTgtgtaaaacataaacaaaataacataatatcattttttgtcaaacttttaaatgtgtttttttttctaggttAATTCGAGTCAAAGCCAGTGAAAAACACTAGTAGGGAAAAATTCCCATTCATTGTACTTAATTTTTCGATTGAATCTGAGCAGAAGGGTGAACAGGACCACAGGAGAATGTTGACTTTAGTTTGTGGTGCAGGCGTCTGTCTGAGGGGGCAGGGCCCGCCgttgatgatgtcataaaggagacgtttgtgtgtataatggCCAAAAATACAGTATGCTGGATTGGTTTGGACCTGCTTTAATAACAGGGAGACTTCACACAGGGCTTTTTCTCCAAATCCTTTGGCCTCCAGGCTCTTTGTTTTTAATAGCATGCTCAAACAGAATCACGTCACGTTatcctcaacacacacatgtgtgtgctgtggttcgGCCTGacttcagatgtgtgtgtgtgtgtgtgtgtgtgtgtgtgtgtgtgtgcgctggaTTCTCTGTTCAGActtatgttgtgtgttggattggctgctgaacacacacagatggtgtGTTAGATAGGGATGAAACCGTGCCAGAAGTCTGTGTTATCATGAAAACTGCGCTCAGTCAGCCCAACACCTGTttggcactgtgtgttttatctgattGTTCACTCTGTCAGCGAATCGCATCCagacaggcacatacacaccacacacatacatatgtacatacatacagacttTTCTCCATGTGTATTTGAATGAtgtggtttctgtggtttttggTAACcatgcaaaatgtttttttgttttgttttgttttttgttgtttttgcagatTTTGtggctgtatgtttgtgtgagtgagagagagagacagagacagagagagaatgtgttgctgtgtgtatgtttatgtgtgtgtgtgtgtgtgtgttggtggagaTTTTTATCATTGAAGTGAAATGTCATTACTGTGAGCTGAGTGAAGACACTGTGAATGAGTGctgagtttgtctttgtgtgtttctcctcaTTAGActaccacagacagctcctctAACTCCTCACAGAAGAAGGAGCACACCATGCAGCCTCTCACCACCTCCACCTTCTACGAACCCCACCTCCACCACTGCATTCTTGGACACCTGCATGACCAGTACAGACCCTCCGACCACTACTTCCTGGATCAGGTtggtggagagagggatgataGGAAATGTGATCATGTTTGGAGAAGAGCACTTCTGTGTTCCCAGAATAAATCACACACCAGTGCTTTACATTAGCCACTCATTTTGGTGCCTCAAAGCTTGGCAGAAAAGCCACCAGGAAATGTCAGTATTATTCGCTATTATTACTGactgttttgctgttgtgtACGGAGTGATGTATGTCTATCCACAGAAGCagtttgtgtaaatatactCTCTGCTCTGGGCACTGTAGATCCTTTTATCTACATAATTCACAATGTTGTAGCATGATTGAAtgattctctctgttctctgatctTCTCAGTCTATGCCCACGTTCCCGCGGCACGTCAGTTTCCTggacgaggaagaggagatcGTGCGGATCAATCCACGGGAGCGAACCTGGCTGACGGGGTACGAGGATTACCGCCACGCCGCCGTGCGGGACAAGTTCATCCAGCCCGAGGACGCGGACTCTTACGTACACTTCGCCAAGAGCGAGCCCTCCAAACACGACTACAACTACCCGTACCTGCCCAACTCCGACCTCGGTCAGCGTGACCTCAAAGGTCACTGTGGAGGTCAGGAGGGCACGGTGGTGGTGACCCAGCCGCGGGTGCTGAAGCCCAAGGGGAAGCGGCGGAAGGAAGACGGGGAGCGATCTCGCTGCGTCTACTGTCGGGACATGTTTAATCACGAGGAGAACAGACGAGGCCAGTGCCACGACGCCCCTGATCCCATCCGGACCTGCATTCACCGGGTCAGCTTCATGTGGTGCGCTGACAGCCTGCTCTACCACTGCATGTCGGACCCGGAGGGCGACTACTCGGACCCGTGCTCGTGCGACACCAGCGAGGAGCGGTTTTGTCTGCGTTGGCTGGCTCTGCTGGGCCTGTCTCTGCTGACCCCCTGTCTGTGCTGCTACCCTCCGCTCCAGGCCTGTTACCGCTGCGGCCTGGCCTGCAGGTGCTGCGGGGGTAAACACAAGGCCGTTGGGTGACCAGAGCACCCGAAAATGGCGAACGCTCGTGCCCCCCATGACGCCAGCACGTGGGAGAACTTGGAGGAGACACAAAGGACAGGAGAAGCtcctttttgactttttttttttcctttggtatCTCCTAATTCCAtacagacaaaaagaacattttggtGCAGTTAACTGGCTTGAAAATTACTTTTTGTAAAGTAAATACACGTCTCACCTTCCCTCTAattgtggatgtttttttttctagcttcCTTGTGAAAGAAaaggcttgtgtttttttttttttttttttccaggtggCTCTCTGGAGCCAAAACAGTCATGCATTGCTTAGACAGGTACTTTAGAACTTACACTGATTTTAGTTTGAACTGAACTTGAAttattgtttgttattttcatgtTATGTGTGCTTGACATGAGAATCCAtcattaatttttgttttcttattttttatttttattttttcagccATTGCTAACGAAGGGAGGCATTAGCTGTTTACCTCTTTTGAGTAGAGGCCCACAGGTTAACtggcattttattatttttatttttactccATCATACAGAATAATCGCATTGAAAATCGCTTGAGACACTAAACCTGTAGTAAGgtgaacagtgtgtatgtgtgagtgtgtatgtgtgtgtgtgagagagagagtgtatgtctgtctctctgtgtgtgtgtgtgtgtgtatgcacgtgtgcgtgtatgcctGCATGTGCGTTGTAGTGGAATGATGAAATATACTGGCGTAGTGTTATTGTAATTGTATTTAAGCCAGATATCCATAAGCTGCATTGTGAGAATATGTACATACTGGACACTCATTGGACTGCGGTCAAAGCGGTCTGTCATCTTCTCCCAGAACCGCCACGTTTGTCCTCCAGGTCAAACACACCGCACCTTTTCCTTTCTGCTGGTTCTAAAAGAGAGATCGGGCTCTTTTGTTTCCATGTTTAAAATATCCAAAGattatttttattctatttattttcttgttgaACTGAAACACCAGCCAAAGGGAGAAAGCTTGGGGGGGAAATGTGAGACTTTAGTGAAGTAAGCACAGTCTTGAGAAATCATTGCTCAGACAGGGTCTTCTGGAATTCCGCTCCAGTACCATCTGTAGGGTTGTTTTTTTACCCTTTGTTTCACTTGGAaacaaacaactacaaaaatGGTAAAATATCATTTCCTCTTCAAAAAAGTGGCTTGATTTGTGCCTACTGAACTTACATAAGAACAGGAAGAATagtacattgaaaaaaaaaactaataacATTAATAAGCTCGATTTCAGGGTGCTTAATTTGAAGGACTTTTAGCCAAATTGATGTCTGGTTTTCTCCTTAAAAAATGTGAGAGTCAAAGCCTTAATGTTGGTGaggagtgttggtgtgtgttctctgtttgattCTCACTCTGTTTTGCTCTGGTCTGGACGCGAGCGTAGCGTTCACTCTCAGCGAGGCAGAACCTCGCTTCCGTAAGTGTTTAAGCTTCAAATAAGCAAGAGGAAAccattaataaatatttttgtaatatatTGAACAGGAAGACCCCATTAaataatcctttttttaattgtgagaatgtgtaaaaaaattataataataataaataaataaatgaatatatatatatatacatacatatatatatgagagagagagagataaagctAAAAGCGCATAGTACAATCTGCTAGGCAGCTCATCTAGTGAGTCTCAGATAACCAACCAGCTCACTGTGTCCCTAAGTCTGCCCACCCAACTGTCCAATCATCTTTCCCCTTCCGTTTTACCTCTGTATTCCACTAAACCATGTATAGAGAGAATTTGACTTGTATTGATAAAAGTACTTTATGTTCACTCTCCGTGTGTACAGTCTAtgtgcataacacacacataattataaTTTGTCCAATTCAAAAGATAGAAGCCTCAAAACAATAGTGTTGTCCATATTAacatctttttgttgttttgggtttttttttgtcctgagaAGCACAATAGTGATAAGAGAATAAAGTGAATATTGTGCTGTTTATTTAGAAGTGCGTCAGAGTTCTGTCTATGCAtacactgcagttttttttttttacaaaattaaaacGATCTCTCTCTTGGTTGAgatatgacccccccccccaggtgaTGGTTGGAGGTTGGACAGCTCCAAGACTTCGCCAGTGGTCAGTGTGTcctttgtcctctctgtcctttattcactgtgtgttctcctctctgtccgtaattcactgtgtgttctcctgtctgtcccttattcactgtgtgttttcctctctgtccctaattctctgtgtgttctcctgtctgttGGCTTCTGTATCACCAACTCCGTCTTCGCTTAGGGAgggagtttcttttttttcttttttctttttttttctctctttttttaatctgtggtaAATGAAAGTTAACCAAAAGCGTTTTCTGTATGTCTGGTGGAAAGTCTAACTACTTCACACATTTACTGGTTATTAAGTGCCTGACACATATCACTCATCTGTCTCCATAtgtactttaaaaaacaaaaaacaaaatcattaaaTAAACCCTCTTGTATcgatttagttttgttttttacaataAGAATTTTTACCTCtgtaaaaggcaaaaaatatatatgtcaAGTGTAtgatgtacatttttatttttattttttttaatcatttctaaCATGTATGATTGATGTAGctcttgctttaaaaaaaaagagaaaaaagaaaagaaaaaaagagagaactttgTAAATATTCGTAGATGGTATCGTAATGAGCAGAAGTACAGGCCCGGCCAGTAAAGTCATTCTCCATGTGTGTCATAGaccttaataaaaaaaaaacaaagaagagaaacCCATGATCAGGTACTGTCTGGCTCTGTGCTTGTCTTTGCTCTTCACGTGGATATTATTCCGAGATTGTCCTATATTGATAATATTCCGACATTCTGACATTCCGGCactgttgtgtatgtgtatacggATATGTTGCCATATATGTGGGgtgaagggttttttgtttcctttgacCTTGTTCATATTGTTTCTCCCTTTGTAACCTCACATGCGTATCAAGTGAAAGCCATTAACTGGCCCACACATTTGGCCTGGAGTAGTCCACTGTCCAACGGGAATCGATGCAGAGTACGAGGATAGCCCCAGTCTGTGTGagcgtccctgtgtgtgtgtgtgtgtgtgtgtgtgtgtgtgtgtgtgtccaactGAACACAAGAGCCACTGGCCCCTGGTTCTAGCCCCAGTGTCAGGGCCAGTGATGGGTTGGAGTGGGTCCAGGCTCCATGTGAGTGTGGTGGCCACGTTGGAGAGCTCAGCCTGGCCTGCtctggttctgtgtgtatgtatgtctgtctgtctgtctgtctgtctgtctatgtgtgtgtgcatgggcgtGTGTGCAGGCCTTACATGTGAGAGGCACAGAGCACATGCAGCACAAGCTGTTTGGTGCAGGATGTTTCTGGAAAAGCATACGGATGATTATCTGGGAAGAAAATGGGGGTGGAAAGTGGAATGTCCCTGAAGGCCTGGTCTGCTATGCTACACTGTGACTGCAAATAGCATCCAGCTCCACATGTGCAAACATTTAAGACCTATTTTCTCATAatgaagctgtgttttttttcttttcttttttctttttttttttgttgcttacTTTGAACAAAAGGAAGCTATTCCTCACCTCTTACATCAGGACGGGAACACCAAAATGCACAATCAGATTCAGAGTACCAAAACCATTTGTCTTTgcaaataaaacaatttaaaaaaaagtgttacagGAATACCCATACAAATTTCAGTGGCAGGCCCTTCAGTCGGAACCTTAAATGTTCC
This sequence is a window from Chanos chanos chromosome 4, fChaCha1.1, whole genome shotgun sequence. Protein-coding genes within it:
- the spred2b gene encoding sprouty-related, EVH1 domain-containing protein 2; its protein translation is MIEETHPNDDSYLVRVKAVVMTRDDSSGGWLAQEGGGLSRVGVCKVTPAELTGRSDFLIHGERLKDKQVILHCFVRKDLIYTKATPTFHHWKVDNKKCGLTFQSPADARAFDRGVRKALEDITEGSTTSSSTIQNEAELGDDDVFTTTTDSSSNSSQKKEHTMQPLTTSTFYEPHLHHCILGHLHDQYRPSDHYFLDQSMPTFPRHVSFLDEEEEIVRINPRERTWLTGYEDYRHAAVRDKFIQPEDADSYVHFAKSEPSKHDYNYPYLPNSDLGQRDLKGHCGGQEGTVVVTQPRVLKPKGKRRKEDGERSRCVYCRDMFNHEENRRGQCHDAPDPIRTCIHRVSFMWCADSLLYHCMSDPEGDYSDPCSCDTSEERFCLRWLALLGLSLLTPCLCCYPPLQACYRCGLACRCCGGKHKAVG